In Saprospiraceae bacterium, one DNA window encodes the following:
- a CDS encoding glucose 1-dehydrogenase: protein MEHSSIKNGFDLTGKTAIVTGASRGIGESIAKSLAEFGARVVIAARKQESVDEVAQQFLRLGLDVLPVACHVGEEAQLKNLVEKTHNHFGSIDILVNNAATNPVYGPIEDMTSELFDKLMQINVKAAFTLSNLCLPHLKSSGSGSVIHISSVEGFRPSPGLSIYSVSKAALIMLCKAQAKEWGAYSVRSNVICPGLVQTKFSAALWNNKEILDHWTSNMPLHRMAHPQEMAGLAVFLASNASSYCTGQEFISDGGYLIS, encoded by the coding sequence ATGGAACACAGCAGTATAAAAAATGGATTTGACCTCACTGGCAAAACTGCTATTGTGACAGGTGCTTCCAGGGGTATCGGCGAGAGTATAGCAAAAAGTTTAGCGGAGTTTGGAGCCAGGGTGGTTATTGCTGCAAGAAAACAAGAAAGTGTAGACGAAGTAGCGCAGCAATTTTTAAGATTGGGACTTGATGTCTTGCCTGTAGCATGTCATGTAGGTGAAGAAGCACAACTTAAAAACCTGGTTGAAAAAACACACAACCACTTTGGCAGCATCGATATCCTTGTTAATAATGCTGCTACCAATCCTGTATACGGGCCCATTGAAGATATGACGAGTGAGCTGTTTGACAAATTGATGCAGATCAATGTCAAAGCGGCATTTACGCTATCCAATCTTTGTCTTCCGCATTTAAAAAGTAGTGGTTCGGGATCAGTGATCCACATCAGTTCGGTGGAGGGTTTTAGGCCCAGTCCTGGATTGAGTATCTACAGCGTGTCCAAAGCTGCACTTATCATGCTTTGCAAAGCACAGGCAAAAGAATGGGGCGCCTACAGTGTCAGGTCCAATGTTATTTGTCCGGGACTTGTACAAACAAAGTTCAGCGCAGCATTGTGGAACAATAAAGAAATCCTTGATCATTGGACCAGCAATATGCCTTTGCATCGTATGGCTCATCCGCAGGAAATGGCTGGACTTGCCGTTTTTCTGGCATCAAATGCATCATCATATTGTACAGGTCAGGAGTTTATATCTGATGGAGGGTATCTTATTTCTTGA
- a CDS encoding serine hydrolase, whose translation MRSILLIVFLVLNLQSFGQGIIPPFITDHNKKWVDSIFRTLTLEEKIGQLLLPRGNYSGKPHDPALLKKWVKDYKIGGIVFFASNPTIQVNITNELQAISRVPLLIGQDFEWGVGMRLDSTDRFPYAATIGAIKGDDHLVEEMGKEVARQCKRIGVHINYAPVVDVNNNPNNPVINFRSFGSDKHQVTAKGLAYMKGMQSQRLFCTAKHFPGHGDTDADSHHALPLINHDKKRLLDIELYPFRQLIDHGLSGIMTAHLNIPALEPQSGLASTFSKNIITNLLKEELGFRGLTFTDAMEMEGAVKNFPKGEAMVQAILAGNDVLETFMDVPQTVEAIKNAIKTKKLPLSLLDEKVKKILMAKSWVGLDQYAPISTENLVQDLNTVKSDILNQVMTEKSITCLNNEAALLPVTDFNKKIAVISIESDKPESDLYQMISNYAKADNFYIAKNAGPSYADSIISICVKDYDIVVAGIHLIDIRASRKYGLTPENTQIISKLANEPKVILCLFGNPFVLAKIPDIKQSKTLIMAYQQNIYAERAAGQIIFGALPPVGKFPLDIDDNFRQGMGITYPKLDILSYGLPEQVGLDRKGFYSGIDSLVILGIKEKAYPGAVVQVVKDGKVIFSKSYGYHTFEMAEKAKENSTSEGSAYAFIDDAMDNPESLTTTLRPAQRQQNPPGKVRSDDIYDLASVTKISTSALAVMQLMSENKFNLDARFGDYYPEFNDTDKAGLIMRDLLTHKAGLKAWIPFWRDAIDTIATMKKSLAIQPELEQLCMVKIKKPGFFKRLFGKKTTREIQYIESIRAKPELWAKMLRADTRVWKPNVFMASQSPDFNVRVDKNLYLHKDYKSKIIQQIATSPLNPSQGYVYSDLHYYVYPDMVANMTGKPFERYLDETYKAIGAQSLTYNPLQKFPTNRIVPTEYDSLFRQVLIHGFVHDEGASMMGGISGHAGLFGNANDLTKLMQMYLQKGSYSGKRFFEPDVIDMCTKYQFPELKNRRGIGFDKKDFNPEIKNGPSLASDQSYGHSGFTGTFTWVDPVYNIVYVFLSNRVYPTRNNSKISELGIRSELGNVIIKSILKGYNSNL comes from the coding sequence ATCAGGTCAATTTTATTAATAGTATTTTTAGTTTTAAATCTCCAGTCTTTCGGGCAAGGGATCATACCACCGTTTATCACTGATCACAACAAAAAGTGGGTGGACTCTATATTCCGCACACTGACATTGGAAGAAAAGATTGGACAATTACTTTTGCCAAGAGGCAACTATTCTGGCAAACCACATGATCCTGCATTGTTGAAAAAATGGGTCAAAGACTATAAGATAGGGGGAATTGTATTTTTTGCATCTAACCCTACAATACAGGTCAACATCACCAATGAACTTCAGGCTATATCGCGTGTACCACTTCTCATAGGTCAGGATTTTGAATGGGGAGTAGGTATGAGATTGGACAGTACTGACAGGTTTCCGTATGCTGCAACCATAGGTGCTATAAAGGGTGATGACCACCTGGTGGAAGAAATGGGTAAAGAAGTAGCGAGACAATGCAAAAGAATAGGAGTTCATATCAATTATGCGCCGGTAGTAGATGTCAATAATAACCCGAATAATCCGGTGATCAACTTCAGGTCTTTTGGATCAGATAAGCACCAGGTGACCGCCAAAGGACTGGCGTACATGAAAGGTATGCAAAGCCAGCGATTATTTTGTACTGCCAAACACTTCCCCGGACATGGAGATACCGATGCCGACTCACACCATGCCCTACCGCTGATCAACCACGACAAAAAACGACTTCTTGATATCGAATTATATCCCTTCAGGCAGCTTATCGATCATGGATTGTCCGGCATCATGACAGCACATCTCAATATTCCTGCCTTGGAGCCACAAAGTGGACTTGCTTCTACATTTTCAAAAAACATCATCACAAACCTGCTCAAAGAGGAGCTCGGATTTCGGGGGCTTACTTTCACTGATGCTATGGAAATGGAAGGTGCTGTAAAAAACTTTCCCAAAGGAGAGGCAATGGTACAGGCCATCCTGGCAGGCAATGATGTTTTAGAGACTTTTATGGATGTTCCGCAGACCGTAGAAGCCATAAAAAATGCCATTAAGACAAAAAAATTACCTTTATCTCTCCTTGATGAAAAGGTCAAAAAAATATTAATGGCAAAGTCCTGGGTAGGTTTAGATCAGTACGCACCCATAAGTACAGAAAATCTGGTCCAGGACCTGAATACTGTCAAATCTGATATACTGAATCAGGTGATGACTGAAAAAAGTATAACCTGTCTTAACAATGAGGCAGCATTGCTGCCAGTCACGGATTTTAACAAAAAAATTGCAGTCATTTCTATAGAATCTGACAAACCTGAGTCTGATTTATACCAAATGATTTCCAACTATGCAAAAGCTGATAACTTTTATATTGCCAAAAATGCAGGCCCATCTTATGCAGACAGTATTATATCGATTTGTGTTAAAGATTATGATATCGTCGTAGCAGGGATTCACCTTATAGATATCAGAGCCAGCAGGAAATACGGACTTACACCGGAAAATACTCAAATCATTTCAAAACTGGCCAATGAACCCAAAGTGATATTGTGTCTTTTTGGAAACCCATTTGTATTGGCAAAAATCCCTGATATAAAACAGTCAAAAACTTTGATTATGGCTTATCAGCAAAACATCTATGCTGAGCGAGCTGCGGGTCAGATTATTTTTGGAGCCTTGCCACCTGTAGGTAAGTTTCCACTTGACATTGACGATAATTTTAGGCAGGGTATGGGCATCACGTATCCCAAACTTGATATCCTCAGCTATGGATTGCCGGAACAGGTAGGACTAGATAGAAAGGGATTTTATTCAGGGATTGATTCCTTGGTGATACTGGGCATAAAAGAAAAAGCCTATCCTGGTGCGGTGGTACAGGTTGTTAAAGACGGAAAAGTGATTTTTTCCAAATCATATGGATATCATACTTTTGAAATGGCAGAAAAAGCAAAAGAAAACAGTACTTCCGAAGGTAGTGCATATGCCTTCATTGATGATGCTATGGACAATCCTGAATCTCTGACTACTACGCTCAGGCCGGCACAAAGACAGCAAAACCCTCCGGGCAAAGTCAGATCAGATGATATTTATGACTTGGCTTCAGTCACTAAAATCAGTACATCTGCTCTTGCTGTAATGCAATTGATGAGCGAAAATAAATTTAACCTCGATGCAAGATTTGGAGATTATTATCCTGAGTTCAACGATACGGACAAAGCAGGACTCATTATGCGCGACCTGCTTACGCACAAAGCCGGACTGAAAGCGTGGATACCTTTCTGGAGAGATGCCATAGACACAATTGCCACAATGAAGAAATCATTGGCGATTCAACCGGAATTAGAGCAGTTGTGTATGGTAAAAATAAAGAAACCGGGATTTTTTAAAAGGCTTTTTGGCAAAAAAACCACAAGAGAAATTCAGTACATTGAAAGCATCCGGGCTAAACCTGAGCTTTGGGCAAAGATGCTTCGCGCAGATACCAGAGTATGGAAGCCCAATGTTTTTATGGCATCACAGTCACCTGACTTTAATGTACGTGTAGACAAAAACTTATATCTGCATAAAGATTACAAATCTAAGATCATACAGCAAATAGCTACCTCACCGCTTAACCCATCACAGGGATATGTGTATAGTGACTTGCATTATTACGTGTACCCGGACATGGTGGCAAACATGACAGGCAAACCTTTTGAAAGATATCTTGATGAAACCTACAAAGCTATCGGAGCACAATCGCTGACTTATAATCCTTTACAGAAGTTTCCAACCAATAGAATCGTACCCACTGAATATGACAGTTTATTCAGGCAAGTACTGATACATGGTTTTGTACATGATGAAGGTGCATCCATGATGGGCGGTATATCGGGGCATGCCGGACTTTTTGGCAATGCCAATGATCTCACAAAACTTATGCAGATGTACCTCCAGAAAGGAAGCTATAGCGGAAAACGTTTTTTTGAGCCGGATGTAATCGATATGTGTACTAAATATCAGTTTCCGGAATTAAAAAACCGGCGAGGTATAGGATTTGATAAAAAAGACTTTAATCCGGAAATTAAAAACGGCCCATCCCTTGCATCAGATCAGAGTTACGGTCATTCGGGGTTTACAGGTACCTTTACATGGGTAGATCCGGTGTATAATATTGTTTACGTCTTTTTGTCAAACAGGGTATATCCCACCAGGAACAATTCAAAAATTTCTGAATTAGGTATCAGATCTGAATTAGGTAATGTCATAATAAAATCAATATTGAAAGGGTACAACTCAAATCTTTAA
- a CDS encoding gamma carbonic anhydrase family protein: MIIKSVKGVLPKIGEDCFIAENATIVGDVQMGSQCSVWFNAVIRGDVNYIKMGDKVNIQDGAVIHCTYEKFPTNIGNNVSVGHNAIVHGCTIHDNVLIGMGAIVMDNCVVESNSIIAAGAVVTQNTRVEAGTIYAGVPAKKVKDISQELISGEIDRIANNYVMYSGWFKED, from the coding sequence ATGATAATTAAATCTGTAAAGGGTGTACTTCCCAAAATAGGAGAAGATTGTTTTATAGCAGAAAATGCAACAATAGTTGGTGATGTGCAAATGGGTAGCCAATGTAGCGTATGGTTTAATGCTGTCATCAGAGGTGATGTAAATTATATCAAAATGGGTGATAAAGTCAACATCCAGGATGGAGCTGTCATACATTGTACTTATGAAAAATTTCCAACTAATATAGGCAACAATGTTTCTGTAGGACATAATGCTATTGTACACGGATGCACCATTCATGACAATGTTCTGATAGGTATGGGAGCTATAGTGATGGACAACTGTGTAGTGGAATCCAACTCCATCATCGCTGCAGGAGCAGTTGTCACACAAAATACCCGGGTAGAAGCAGGAACAATTTATGCAGGGGTGCCGGCAAAAAAAGTCAAAGATATCAGTCAGGAACTCATATCAGGGGAGATAGATCGTATAGCCAATAACTATGTGATGTACTCCGGATGGTTCAAAGAGGATTAG
- a CDS encoding hydrogen peroxide-inducible genes activator — protein MNVQFAQLKYFLTLAATKNYSQAADQCNVSRPALSMAIRKMEEDLDLVLIDRKSNPISLTEKGEMIATQAIKILDEFSILEKLASDLHQDKLHGSITVSIIPTLAPYIIPLFVQKFGEMFPDIELIIEEETTKSILHKLKTSETDAGILVTPIDEKSLITYPAFYEEFYVFSHDKIDKTYILQEDIDFKHLWLLEEGHCMRDQMMRICELRNLENTKIKYNAGSIESLINITESMGGMTIIPELATWNLSPERKERVIPFAEPTPVREVSVIHHKFTTKLRLIHAVLNSLNEVIPSYMKIKESYQRIDIGPLNGK, from the coding sequence ATGAATGTCCAGTTTGCGCAGTTAAAATATTTTCTGACACTTGCAGCCACCAAAAATTACAGTCAGGCAGCAGATCAATGCAATGTATCTCGGCCAGCATTGAGTATGGCTATCAGAAAAATGGAAGAAGATCTGGATCTGGTACTGATTGATAGAAAAAGCAACCCCATTTCTCTTACTGAAAAAGGAGAAATGATTGCAACGCAAGCGATCAAAATTCTGGATGAATTTTCTATTTTGGAGAAACTTGCATCTGACCTCCATCAGGACAAACTCCATGGTAGTATTACAGTAAGTATAATCCCTACACTGGCCCCATATATTATTCCATTGTTCGTCCAGAAATTTGGAGAAATGTTTCCGGATATTGAGTTAATTATTGAAGAAGAAACTACAAAATCTATACTGCACAAGCTAAAAACATCTGAAACAGATGCTGGTATTCTTGTGACTCCGATAGATGAAAAATCATTAATAACATATCCGGCCTTTTATGAAGAGTTTTATGTTTTTTCGCACGATAAGATAGATAAAACATATATCCTGCAGGAAGACATTGACTTCAAACACCTATGGTTGCTGGAAGAAGGTCACTGTATGAGAGACCAGATGATGAGGATATGTGAGTTGCGCAATCTCGAAAATACAAAAATAAAATACAATGCCGGTAGTATAGAATCTCTGATCAATATTACAGAGTCTATGGGTGGTATGACCATCATACCTGAACTTGCCACATGGAATCTTTCACCGGAAAGAAAAGAAAGGGTCATTCCATTTGCTGAACCAACACCCGTGCGGGAGGTAAGTGTCATTCATCATAAATTTACCACAAAACTGAGGTTGATTCATGCTGTTTTAAATTCTTTGAATGAAGTGATACCATCTTATATGAAGATAAAAGAGAGTTATCAGAGGATTGATATCGGACCTTTGAATGGAAAATAA
- a CDS encoding 3-hydroxyacyl-CoA dehydrogenase/enoyl-CoA hydratase family protein: protein MTHRIKKAAVLGSGVMGSGIACHLANAGLEVIMLDIVPFDLDEKQKSIKAFRNRIADTSLANALKSKPAPLYDIEFASRITTGNFDDDFDKISSCDWIIEVVIEKLEIKRQIFEKVDLLRKPASLVTSNTSGIPISQLAEGRSDDFKRNFCGTHFFNPARYMALFEVIPHAGTDADVINFWMTYAEVHLGKKAVLCKDTPAFIANRIGFYSGNKVGELTEKYGLTIEEVDKITGEPIGWPNTGSYRLLDLVGLDTSVKVTQGVIDNCPQDEYVKVLKNRSVPKATQFLLDNKFLGDKSGQGFYKKTDQRDDKGGRVILALDLNTLEYNPAQKPMIPVVGIAKKVELMDKRLKDMMASDEKSGHFVRDLLAGMMVYAANRIPEISDNIYSLDNAMKAGYAWSYGPFEYWDMIGIKETIALAEQIGEKTPAWIRSAAEKGLTSFYKSEGGKKKYYDLQSESYKVIPGTESNIHLDNFRSNTPVYKNSECIIHDIGDGVLCFEFISKSNAIGDGIGQGAIEALNIAQSGDWAGIVIGNNAKNFTVGANLMNVAMVAMQKDFAKLEEMVHGFQQINMAMRYAPVPVVTATQGYVFGGGCEILMHTDAAICHAESYIGLVEVGVGLIPGGGGTKEFAVRASESFFEGDVQIPTLIEKLKTIATASVATSAYEGYKYGYLQHDRDYVEINLGNVLSRAKDKVLDLAKNYTAPVPKNVTVLGRGGLGTLYTALNEFYLGKYMSEYDLEIAKKVAYVLCGGDLTGQQKVSEQYLLDIEREAFLQLLGNQKTLDRIQYLLMNNKPLRN from the coding sequence ATGACACATAGAATCAAAAAAGCAGCAGTCCTGGGGTCAGGAGTTATGGGTTCCGGTATTGCTTGTCACCTTGCAAATGCAGGTCTCGAAGTTATCATGCTTGATATAGTTCCGTTTGACCTTGACGAAAAACAAAAATCTATCAAAGCATTCAGAAATCGTATCGCTGATACATCGCTGGCCAATGCTCTAAAATCAAAACCTGCACCTCTCTATGACATCGAGTTTGCTTCCAGAATTACCACAGGAAATTTTGATGATGATTTTGATAAAATATCCTCTTGTGACTGGATCATCGAAGTTGTCATTGAAAAACTCGAAATAAAAAGACAGATTTTCGAAAAGGTAGACCTCCTTCGTAAGCCTGCTTCATTGGTTACATCCAATACATCCGGCATTCCTATATCGCAATTGGCAGAAGGCAGAAGTGATGACTTTAAGAGAAACTTTTGCGGGACCCACTTTTTCAATCCGGCAAGATATATGGCTCTCTTTGAGGTCATTCCGCACGCAGGTACTGATGCCGATGTGATCAATTTCTGGATGACCTATGCCGAAGTGCATCTGGGAAAAAAAGCTGTTTTATGTAAGGATACCCCGGCGTTTATTGCTAACAGAATAGGATTTTATAGTGGTAATAAAGTAGGAGAACTTACAGAAAAGTATGGCTTGACTATTGAAGAAGTGGATAAAATCACCGGCGAGCCTATAGGATGGCCCAATACAGGAAGCTATCGATTGCTTGATCTCGTAGGTCTGGATACATCTGTAAAAGTGACTCAAGGAGTGATAGACAACTGTCCTCAGGACGAGTACGTCAAAGTTCTGAAAAACAGATCTGTTCCGAAAGCCACCCAGTTTTTGTTGGACAATAAATTTCTGGGAGATAAATCCGGGCAGGGTTTCTATAAAAAAACGGATCAGCGCGATGATAAAGGCGGAAGAGTCATTCTGGCTCTGGATCTCAATACCCTTGAATACAATCCGGCTCAAAAACCAATGATTCCGGTAGTAGGTATAGCCAAAAAAGTAGAGCTGATGGATAAGAGGCTCAAAGATATGATGGCTTCTGATGAAAAGTCGGGACATTTTGTCAGAGATCTTTTGGCGGGAATGATGGTCTATGCTGCTAATAGAATTCCGGAAATCAGCGATAATATATACAGTCTTGACAATGCTATGAAAGCCGGCTACGCCTGGTCATATGGTCCTTTTGAATACTGGGATATGATAGGTATAAAAGAAACCATTGCACTTGCTGAACAGATAGGTGAAAAAACTCCTGCGTGGATAAGAAGTGCAGCTGAAAAGGGGCTGACGTCTTTTTACAAATCTGAGGGCGGAAAGAAAAAATATTACGATCTGCAGAGCGAAAGTTATAAAGTCATTCCTGGTACCGAATCAAATATCCATCTTGACAACTTCCGGAGCAATACTCCTGTGTACAAAAACTCCGAGTGTATCATTCATGATATCGGTGATGGTGTCTTGTGTTTTGAGTTTATATCAAAATCCAATGCCATAGGTGATGGAATAGGTCAGGGAGCTATTGAAGCATTAAATATCGCACAATCCGGCGACTGGGCAGGTATAGTCATAGGCAACAATGCCAAAAACTTTACAGTGGGAGCCAATCTGATGAATGTAGCTATGGTGGCCATGCAGAAAGATTTTGCAAAACTTGAAGAAATGGTCCATGGTTTTCAACAGATCAATATGGCCATGAGATATGCTCCTGTGCCGGTGGTGACAGCTACTCAGGGTTATGTGTTTGGAGGAGGTTGCGAAATTTTAATGCACACGGATGCTGCTATTTGTCATGCCGAATCCTATATCGGCTTAGTAGAGGTAGGAGTTGGTCTTATACCAGGTGGTGGTGGTACCAAAGAGTTTGCTGTCAGGGCCTCTGAATCATTTTTTGAAGGAGATGTGCAGATACCTACACTGATCGAAAAGCTGAAAACTATTGCTACAGCTTCGGTCGCAACATCTGCCTATGAAGGGTATAAATATGGTTATCTCCAGCATGACAGAGACTATGTAGAAATAAATCTGGGCAATGTACTGAGCCGGGCTAAGGATAAAGTGCTGGATCTGGCAAAAAATTATACAGCTCCGGTTCCGAAAAATGTGACTGTATTGGGGCGAGGAGGATTAGGTACTTTATATACTGCTCTCAATGAGTTTTATCTGGGCAAGTATATGTCTGAGTATGACCTTGAAATAGCAAAAAAAGTCGCTTATGTTCTATGTGGCGGTGACCTCACAGGCCAACAAAAAGTGTCAGAACAATATTTGCTGGATATTGAGAGAGAAGCATTTTTACAGTTATTGGGCAATCAGAAAACACTCGACAGAATCCAGTATCTGCTCATGAACAATAAACCATTGAGAAATTAA
- a CDS encoding acetyl-CoA C-acyltransferase, which translates to MNAYIIKGFRSAVGKAKKGGFRNYRSDDLAVDIVSYLASQVPQLDPKEIDDVIVGCANPEGEQGLQVGRLIAARALGKEVPGMTINRYCGSGLEAIAIAAAKINAGMGHCYIAGGAESMSLLPMTGYKLVPSYNAAMQNINYHVSMGHTAEAVAEKYHITREQADEFSVRSHALAAAAIRDGKFRDEIVPVTVKEVYVENNKRVEKEFIIDTDEGVRADTSVAGLSKLKAAFKIGGVVTAGNASQTSDGAAFVLVVSEEMVKRFQLTPEARLASCALGGVDPLFMGIGPVVAIPKALKQAGITLDDVDLIELNEAFAVQALAVIKEAGLNADIVNVNGGAIALGHPLGCTGAKLSIQIINELKRRNQKYGMVTACIGGGQGIAGIIERLN; encoded by the coding sequence ATGAACGCATATATAATAAAAGGATTCAGATCTGCAGTTGGAAAAGCAAAAAAAGGAGGTTTCAGAAATTACAGATCAGATGATCTCGCCGTTGATATAGTTTCTTACCTCGCTTCACAGGTACCACAATTGGATCCCAAAGAAATCGATGATGTCATAGTAGGATGCGCCAATCCTGAAGGCGAACAAGGATTGCAGGTAGGAAGACTTATAGCAGCCAGAGCGCTGGGCAAAGAAGTACCGGGCATGACTATCAACAGATATTGCGGATCAGGTCTTGAAGCCATCGCCATAGCTGCTGCCAAAATAAACGCCGGGATGGGTCACTGCTATATAGCCGGAGGTGCAGAATCTATGTCCCTGCTACCTATGACGGGATACAAGCTGGTGCCAAGCTATAATGCTGCCATGCAAAACATAAACTATCATGTAAGTATGGGACATACTGCAGAAGCCGTTGCTGAAAAGTACCATATAACAAGAGAGCAGGCTGATGAATTTTCAGTAAGATCACATGCCCTGGCAGCAGCAGCCATTCGCGATGGTAAATTCAGAGATGAGATAGTACCGGTAACAGTCAAGGAAGTATACGTAGAAAACAATAAGAGAGTAGAAAAGGAATTTATCATTGACACAGATGAGGGCGTAAGAGCCGATACGTCAGTAGCAGGGCTTTCAAAACTCAAAGCAGCCTTCAAAATAGGTGGAGTTGTGACTGCGGGAAATGCTTCTCAGACTTCAGATGGAGCCGCTTTTGTGCTCGTAGTGAGTGAAGAGATGGTCAAAAGATTTCAGCTTACACCCGAAGCACGTCTGGCTTCCTGTGCACTAGGAGGAGTAGACCCTTTATTTATGGGTATCGGACCTGTAGTGGCTATACCCAAAGCTCTTAAGCAAGCAGGTATTACTCTGGATGATGTCGATTTGATAGAATTAAATGAAGCTTTTGCAGTACAGGCTCTTGCCGTGATCAAAGAAGCAGGATTGAACGCAGATATAGTCAATGTCAATGGCGGAGCCATAGCATTGGGTCACCCACTGGGATGTACAGGTGCAAAACTAAGTATTCAGATCATCAACGAATTAAAGAGACGGAATCAAAAATACGGAATGGTGACCGCTTGTATAGGTGGAGGTCAGGGTATAGCAGGGATTATCGAAAGATTAAATTGA
- a CDS encoding adenylate/guanylate cyclase domain-containing protein, whose protein sequence is MDYSDFLDELDSEVEEIHASYFGVDITNTYYVPSQEDTNLTYENFDNYSKKVKTIETCVLFIDIRKSTAISLKNDAIKMTKLYSSFSRSMIKIAEKTGGKVRNIIGDRVMVVYDSIGCCEKAIETAVLMNTVTRNIINKHFKDASVKCGIGISYGEMLVSKCGSIKHGNENSHYKYLVWAGKTANIASKLTDSANKYFSNSKEIAGYRVGFKYPWDNDWTWKFYSNKEFEENIEILYSNNQLKFKNQYFMSFFSSSETKYDSYTLQPILITNSVFEKLKSENKYNRYINNFSKITRKIENIDEDVYGLDKII, encoded by the coding sequence ATGGACTATTCTGATTTCTTAGACGAACTTGACAGTGAAGTAGAAGAAATACATGCTTCATATTTTGGGGTAGATATTACAAACACTTATTATGTTCCATCACAGGAAGATACAAATTTAACTTATGAAAATTTTGACAATTATTCGAAGAAAGTAAAAACAATTGAAACATGTGTTCTATTTATTGATATAAGAAAATCAACTGCAATAAGTTTAAAAAATGATGCAATAAAAATGACTAAATTATATTCTTCATTTAGTCGAAGTATGATAAAAATTGCGGAGAAAACAGGGGGGAAAGTAAGAAATATTATTGGTGATAGAGTAATGGTTGTTTATGACAGTATTGGTTGTTGTGAAAAAGCTATCGAGACAGCTGTTTTAATGAATACAGTTACAAGGAACATCATTAATAAGCATTTCAAAGATGCAAGTGTTAAATGTGGAATTGGAATATCTTATGGAGAAATGCTTGTATCCAAGTGTGGTTCAATTAAACATGGTAATGAAAACAGTCATTATAAATATTTAGTTTGGGCAGGTAAAACTGCAAATATTGCATCAAAATTAACAGATAGCGCAAATAAGTATTTTTCAAATTCTAAGGAAATTGCAGGTTATAGAGTTGGATTTAAGTATCCTTGGGATAATGATTGGACTTGGAAGTTTTATAGTAATAAGGAATTTGAAGAAAATATTGAAATATTGTACTCGAACAACCAACTAAAGTTTAAGAATCAATATTTTATGTCATTTTTTTCCAGTTCTGAGACTAAGTATGATAGCTATACTTTACAACCAATCTTAATTACAAATTCGGTATTTGAAAAATTAAAATCAGAAAACAAATACAACAGATATATAAATAACTTTTCTAAGATAACAAGAAAAATTGAAAATATAGACGAAGATGTATACGGTTTGGACAAAATTATATAA